The following proteins come from a genomic window of Sphaerisporangium rubeum:
- the mycP gene encoding type VII secretion-associated serine protease mycosin yields MAGRGVLAAGVALVFAVGPGAVPAIADAPVRCAPQRGGVRVGESWGQRRLAFTGVWPLTKGAGVTVALIDSGVDARHPQVRVAKSVDLTGTGARDCLGHGTAVAGIIAGRDMPEIPFAGVAPEARLISIKQTNDETGDIALLARGLVRAAELGAKVVNVSIQTHDQPDLKAAVDYALARDVVIVAAAGNVNKGDGTPAPAYPAAYPGVLSVGSAGPDGRRTDFSNAATPVSVLAPGTDLTSTWPGGSYREDLEGTSYAAPFVAGVAALVRARHPGLDNVRVRRRIEITADGASGAGTGAGMVNPLLAVTEIIPSESVAIAPPPPPPLPPGAISPPEPRDHEAVATSVTVTLAALGAAALVTCLRLVLPAGRRRGWRPGRTAVPGD; encoded by the coding sequence GTGGCCGGTCGCGGGGTGCTCGCCGCCGGGGTGGCGCTGGTGTTCGCCGTGGGGCCCGGCGCGGTGCCGGCGATCGCGGACGCGCCGGTGCGGTGCGCGCCGCAGCGCGGCGGGGTGCGGGTCGGGGAGTCGTGGGGACAGCGGCGGCTCGCGTTCACCGGGGTGTGGCCGCTCACCAAAGGCGCGGGGGTCACGGTCGCGCTGATCGACAGCGGGGTGGACGCGCGGCATCCGCAGGTGCGGGTGGCGAAGTCGGTGGACCTCACCGGGACGGGGGCCAGGGACTGCCTCGGCCACGGCACGGCGGTGGCGGGGATCATCGCGGGACGTGACATGCCGGAGATCCCGTTCGCCGGAGTGGCGCCGGAGGCGCGGCTCATCTCGATCAAGCAGACCAACGACGAGACCGGGGACATCGCGCTGCTGGCGCGGGGGCTCGTGCGGGCCGCCGAGCTCGGCGCCAAGGTCGTCAACGTGTCCATCCAGACGCACGACCAGCCGGACCTGAAGGCCGCCGTGGACTACGCGCTCGCCAGGGACGTCGTGATCGTCGCCGCGGCCGGCAATGTGAACAAGGGGGACGGCACACCGGCCCCCGCCTACCCGGCCGCCTACCCCGGGGTGCTGTCGGTCGGCTCCGCCGGGCCGGACGGCCGGCGCACCGACTTCTCCAACGCCGCGACCCCCGTCTCGGTGCTCGCGCCAGGCACCGACCTCACCAGCACGTGGCCCGGCGGGTCGTACCGCGAGGACCTGGAAGGCACCAGCTACGCCGCGCCGTTCGTCGCCGGTGTGGCGGCGCTGGTACGGGCCCGGCACCCCGGCCTGGACAACGTCCGGGTCCGCAGGCGCATCGAGATCACCGCCGACGGCGCGTCCGGGGCCGGCACCGGGGCCGGCATGGTGAACCCGCTGCTCGCCGTCACCGAGATCATCCCGTCGGAGTCGGTGGCCATCGCACCGCCGCCACCCCCGCCGCTGCCTCCCGGCGCGATCAGCCCGCCAGAGCCACGCGACCACGAGGCCGTCGCCACATCGGTCACCGTCACCCTCGCCGCACTCGGCGCGGCGGCCCTGGTGACCTGCCTCCGCCTGGTACTCCCTGCGGGCCGCAGACGCGGCTGGCGACCGGGCCGCACAGCCGTCCCCGGAGACTGA
- a CDS encoding serine/threonine protein kinase translates to MQALMPDDPQKVGEYSLLTRLGEGPRGTTYLARPTGTVETNTETNTETAPATASPAGTAPPAGEAGNTEKPEPAGSAGEAQTSEGTKSTPETRAGGGVGTGGETGPGPRFVVRLLASRPGADDAARTAVLDELSAARRVSGAHAVRVVDAGWHGDRPYVVREYVEGRSLRETVEAGGPLAGDALERVAVGALTALTAVHLAGLTHGALSPSNVILTQDGPRIADFGLPSPAETADDLRAWATTMAYAATGSTGLDLAALPAPLRDVVSACLSPAAASRPTAQGAMLWLLGQDRTQPHGGDRPGTPALAAPDPAVPGTAPASSKAVVPAAEITRPATPAAEGTLPAVPPATVVPAREVPVQVWGAPALPAEGVVPVTAVSPDEGAEPSRAVVRKKIGGRFPVGLAAGLGLVVGLSGLGLWGAQQYSAPTQIGRLAAEGDAGGVPVPTDRGGGTGGTEVGGTSAPRPEVTVPWAASPGPQETGVYPLDIGGDPDIPTSDQRFTPPAVPTTVPDPGPTTPSPAPTVTVTATPTVTPSGEASPTPSLDTPTPTPSLDTPTPTASPGTPTPTPSGAGSPTASGPVTPAPNPSRTRTPAPTVRPTASGTAVPGPTASRTATSPPRVTPDPTYSLPRTRPQGANPYEPQRICDSAGKGTGFYVQRSSSFAGGVTYQLYSAAAGANCVVTLKTGNLGKATPVSATLEVQGQAPLTDKGSYSYYAGPVIAAAKGKCVRFTGTVGTAATSVPYGNCG, encoded by the coding sequence ATGCAGGCATTAATGCCGGACGACCCCCAGAAAGTAGGCGAATACTCCCTACTTACGCGCCTTGGTGAGGGACCACGCGGCACCACCTACCTGGCCCGGCCGACCGGCACCGTTGAGACGAACACCGAGACGAACACCGAGACGGCTCCCGCCACCGCCTCACCGGCCGGCACCGCGCCGCCGGCCGGTGAGGCGGGAAACACCGAAAAGCCGGAGCCCGCCGGGTCCGCCGGGGAAGCGCAGACCTCGGAGGGAACGAAGTCCACCCCTGAGACGAGGGCCGGCGGCGGAGTGGGGACCGGCGGGGAGACGGGTCCGGGGCCCAGGTTCGTCGTCAGGCTGCTTGCGTCTCGGCCGGGGGCCGACGACGCCGCGCGGACGGCGGTGCTGGACGAGTTGTCGGCGGCGCGGCGGGTGTCCGGTGCGCACGCGGTGCGGGTGGTCGACGCCGGGTGGCACGGGGACCGGCCGTATGTCGTCCGGGAGTATGTCGAGGGTCGTTCCCTGCGGGAGACGGTCGAGGCCGGCGGGCCGCTCGCCGGGGACGCGCTGGAGCGGGTCGCCGTGGGTGCGCTGACCGCGCTCACGGCCGTCCACCTCGCCGGGCTGACCCACGGTGCGCTCAGCCCGAGCAATGTGATCCTCACTCAGGACGGCCCGAGGATCGCCGACTTCGGTCTCCCCTCCCCTGCGGAGACCGCCGACGACCTGCGCGCCTGGGCCACCACGATGGCGTACGCCGCCACAGGCAGCACCGGTCTCGACCTCGCGGCCCTGCCGGCCCCGCTGCGTGACGTGGTGTCCGCCTGCCTGTCCCCGGCCGCCGCCTCCCGTCCCACGGCACAAGGCGCCATGCTCTGGCTCCTCGGCCAGGACCGCACCCAGCCCCACGGCGGCGACCGTCCAGGCACCCCCGCGCTTGCGGCACCAGACCCTGCGGTCCCTGGTACGGCACCCGCGAGCTCGAAGGCCGTCGTTCCGGCGGCCGAGATCACGCGTCCGGCCACCCCGGCGGCCGAAGGCACGCTTCCCGCCGTCCCCCCCGCCACGGTGGTGCCGGCGCGGGAGGTACCCGTTCAGGTGTGGGGTGCGCCTGCGTTGCCGGCCGAGGGGGTCGTGCCGGTCACGGCCGTGTCCCCGGACGAGGGGGCCGAGCCGTCGCGGGCCGTCGTGCGCAAGAAGATCGGCGGACGGTTCCCCGTCGGACTGGCGGCGGGGCTCGGGCTGGTGGTCGGGCTGTCGGGGCTCGGGCTGTGGGGTGCGCAGCAGTACTCCGCGCCGACGCAGATCGGCCGGCTGGCCGCCGAGGGGGACGCCGGCGGCGTCCCGGTACCCACCGACCGTGGTGGCGGCACCGGGGGTACCGAGGTGGGTGGCACCAGTGCGCCACGGCCCGAGGTGACCGTCCCGTGGGCCGCGAGCCCGGGGCCGCAGGAGACCGGCGTCTACCCGCTGGACATCGGCGGTGACCCCGACATTCCCACCTCTGACCAGCGGTTCACCCCTCCGGCGGTGCCGACCACGGTGCCGGACCCAGGGCCGACCACGCCGAGCCCGGCGCCGACGGTCACCGTGACCGCGACCCCGACCGTCACCCCGTCAGGCGAGGCCTCCCCCACTCCGAGTCTCGACACCCCGACGCCGACCCCGAGCCTGGACACCCCGACGCCGACGGCGAGTCCTGGCACCCCCACGCCGACGCCGAGCGGAGCCGGGAGTCCCACCGCGTCCGGGCCCGTCACCCCGGCGCCGAACCCGTCCAGGACCCGCACTCCGGCGCCGACGGTGCGTCCCACGGCGAGCGGCACGGCCGTCCCGGGGCCCACGGCGAGCCGTACGGCGACCAGCCCGCCGCGGGTCACGCCGGATCCGACGTACTCGCTGCCGCGTACCCGGCCGCAGGGGGCCAACCCGTACGAACCGCAGCGGATCTGCGACAGCGCCGGCAAGGGCACCGGGTTCTACGTCCAGCGTTCCAGCTCGTTCGCCGGCGGCGTGACGTACCAGCTCTACAGCGCGGCGGCCGGCGCCAACTGCGTCGTCACGCTGAAGACCGGGAACCTCGGCAAGGCGACCCCGGTGTCGGCGACGCTGGAGGTGCAGGGCCAGGCTCCGCTCACCGACAAGGGCTCCTACTCCTACTACGCGGGCCCGGTCATCGCCGCCGCGAAGGGGAAGTGCGTCCGCTTCACCGGCACGGTCGGCACCGCCGCCACGTCCGTGCCGTACGGCAACTGCGGCTGA